The genomic window AGATAGAGGCCATCAGCACCAGCCGCAGGGCGGAGAACAGGCCGTTGGAAAAATTTGTGATCATCGGTCGATCCTCAGAGTACAACGGGGCAATTGGCGGCGGGCGCCGGGCTGTGCTGGCAGGCAATGGCCGCACCGGCATTCACCCGCTGAAAACTGCGGTTTGGATTAACGACGAGCGAGGCGAAGGACATGGCGAAGATCGCCATGAGAAACGCAAAGATTGCCAGTCGGCTGATCAGCTTTGTCATGTCCATTCCCCTTATTGGAGTTGATGGACAGAGTTTTGCCATACTCGGACTGAACGGACCCTGAGACCCCGGTTCATATGGTGTTCAGGGATGTTAACGGGTGGTGACAGGACAGATTGATGCCGCAAACGCCTCGCTGGAGACCTCGGTCGCCCGTCCTTTGATCACGAAGAAGAAGCTGCCGCACGCGCCGCAAGATCGGCCACGAGGGTTTCGAGTGCTTGCGGTTTCGTCACATCGACGACCGGCACGTTATGTTGCTGCGCCGAGGCCAGCATCTCGGTATTCTCCCGCAGCGATCGCTCGATGAAGGCGTCCATGATCCGCCGCTGGCTGGCCGTTGCATCATCGTATCGGGCGTGAGAGCGCATCCTCTCGAGAAGGAAATCATTCCCGGCATGCAGAAAGACGCCAGTGATCGCGCTGCCGAGGAGGGGTGATATAAGTTCCGGGCGCAGGGCAGCACCCTCGAAGATCGCGGGATTGCCGGTATTGCAGCTGTTGTCGATCAGCGAGCGGATCAGCGGCCAGATGTTCTGATGATGAACCTTCAGAAACCAGTGGATCGTGTCTGCCGAAAGCTGCGTGTAATATTCCTCCACCGGCGTCGGTATGCCCGGCCAGGGCCTGCCGGGGTGGCGGGCGAGGCTGTCGGTCGATATCGCCTCACAGCCGAGCCGATCGCTCAAAAGACCGGCAAGGGTGCTTTTGCCCACATGCGAGGTGCCGGCAATCAGGATCGTCGAAAGGGGGAGGGGCATGCGTGGCTCTCGTTGGGGTGCGGCTGGGTGGCACGATACATCAACGTTCAGGGATGTTCCACGCGGCATCCGTTTGTGGCTCTGGGCGCAAAAAATCTCCCAATGCCGCGCTGGCTGGTCAGGCCGCGCCTGCTGGCTGGCGGGCAGCCGAAAGTCCACCCGCCGCCTATTCAGTTACAGCCGCGTCCAGGTCTGTGATTTGCACAGAATCTTCAGTACGCAGCCCTTCATGCTCAGCGAGTTGCCGGAAACGGTGCCGGAGCCGCTATAGGTCTTGTCGTTGGCGGGGTCGGTAATGTCGCCCGAATAGCTGTTTCCCTTGCCGGAAAGCTTGCCGATCTGTTTTCCGGCATGTTTGCCGGTCTTCAGCGTCACGCAGAAGGCGCCGCCGCAGGGGCCGATCACGGCGGTTTCACCGCTGGCCGTTTTCCAGTTGCCTTCGATGGCTTCTGCGGCAACAGCAAGGTTGCTGCCCATCATGAGGGCAGCGGCAATCATCATTACGCGCTTCATAAAAACTCCTCCCGAAATTTGCGCAGACCCTTCCGAACCGCACCGGTCATGAAGAATGGATGCGCATTAAACCCTGTCCTGCATTGCCGATGGTGTGGCGTCCTGCGACGCGGTCACCTTTTGGCCTTGCTATCCTTTGCCTGCCTCATCCTCATAAACAGACAGCCGGATACTATTTTACGTTAACGTAAAAGGAAACAGAAATTTGCCGCGCTAGAGAGGCGTTTGCGACTGTTTGCGCAGTGGAGACGGTCGAATTTGAAAATCGATGTTTTTATCGTGGTGAACGAAGGGTTTAAATCCAGATGTAAACTTTTCGTAAAAATCGCCTGAAAGTCCTTAATTTCCGCACCTCGTGATATTTAACAAAAACCCAATTTTACCAATCGTTTGCAGTTTGTTTGCGGCCCATTAATCATGCCTTTTAAGCGCCCGTTGAAAGGCTTGCGGCATAGTGAAGTCATCAAAAGCGCAGGGAAAACCTGCCGGCCCGAAGAACAAAAAAGCCGCACAAGACGGCGGTTCTGAAGGTTAGCCTCGGAAAGAAGGCGATTGATGAAACAGGCAGAAGACAGGGATTAAAACGATGGCACGCTTTGAAATTCGCGATATCGAAATGGCTGCCGGTGGCGAAACCCGCGCCGACACTCTTTGCAATCTCGGCCTGGTCTATGCGACCGGCCGGGGCTGCAAGGTGGACCTGATCGCGGCCCATAAGTGGCTCAACATCGCCGCGATCCGCGGATCGGAAAGAGCCGCTTCACTGCGCGCCGATCTCGCCCGCAACATGACGAAGGCGGAACTGGCCGAAGCGCTGCGGGCCGCCCGCGACTGGATGACGATGCACTGATTTACCCTTGATATCATTGAGATTTCCGGTCCGGTTCCCTCCAGTCCCGATGACCGGTACAAAGGAAAGTAAACCCGAAGGGGAACGCGGCGAGGGCTTTGAAAACAAGCTTTTGCGCTGACACATCAAACCGCGACCGGCAGGAACAAGGCCGGCGCGGTTTTCTTATGTCTGGCGAAGCCGCGTTGCCGGAAAATGATTCGCGGACAGGGGGTTGCGAGAGGGTGTTGAATCGCTTTCGCATAACCCTGTAAGGAGGATGGAACCGCCACGGCAGGCATGGCAGGTGCGTTTTCGAGCCGCTCCCTTCCTCCGTCATGCCGGACCTGATCCGGCACCCAGCCAACGGAAGCGAGGAACTGGAGTTTATCCGATAGCCTTGAGAACCTTCGGCAGCGCCTGCTGGAAAAGATCGATTTTGTCTGCGGTGCCGGCGCTCACACGAATGCACCGGTTGAGCGGGGCAACGCCCGGCATGCGGATGAACACGCCATGGTCCATCAGCCCATCAACGATGGCCCGGGCATAAGCGCCGTCGCGGTGGCAATCGATGGTGACGAAATTGGTTGCCGAGGGCAGGGGTGAAAGGCCGTTATCGCGGGCGATTGCGGAAATGCGATCGCGGGCATCGGAAATCTTGCCAACCACCTCATGCAGATAGGCCTGATCCTTCAGCGCCGCCAGGGCGCCGGCGACCGAAATGCGCGCCATGCCGAAATGGTTGCGGATCTTGTCGAAGGCCTCGACATTGCCGAGCGTGCCGATGGCATAGCCCACGCGCGCGCCGGCAAGCCCATAGGCTTTCGAGAAGGTGCGCATGCGCAGGATATTCGGCTGGCCGATCAGCGCATCGATGGCCGGCACGGCACTGGCGGGCGCGGTTTCGCAATAGGCCTCGTCCAGAATGAGCAGGCAGGTTTCCGGCAGGGCGCGGGCGAAAGCGACGACTTCGCTCGCCTCCCACCAGCTTCCCATCGGATTATCAGGGTTGGCGAAATAGACGAGCGGCGCATTTTCCCTGTTAACGAGATCGAGAAGCCCGTCAAGATTTTCATGATCGTCGACATAGGGCGTGGTGACGAGCTTTCCGCCAAAACCGTTCACATGGTAATTGAAGGTGGGATAGCCGCCAAACGAAGTGATGACAGGTGTACCCGGCTCGACGATCAGCCTGGCAATCTCCCCCAGCAATCCATCAACCCCGCTGCCGATGGCAATATTGCCGCGTGCAACGCCGTGGTGGATGGCAAGCGCTTCCTTCAGCTCGAAATTTTCCGGATCGCTGTACATCCAGGTTTCCGCCGCCGCATCCCGCATGGTGAGAAGCACGGATGGGGCGGGGCCGAAGCCGCTTTCATTGGCGCCGATCCGCGCTTCCACCTTCAGGCCGCGGTTCCGCTCGATGGCCTCCGGGCCAACGAAAGGAACGGTTGAAGGAAGCGAGACGGCAAGCGGCGTGAGGCGTGAAAAAGCTGACATTGATAAATCCGATATGCGGTTGGGAAGGCTTGTTCCGGGCAAGCCTCAGTTTGTCACAATGGGTCAGATTTCCGTCGATTTGGGAACCCCTAGCCGCTGGAATTTACACTGCGAGACCTCCGAAGGAGGAGCCGGAACTTGAAAAAACGCCTTTCGGATCGACTTCGGGACGCGCGGTAATTTCCCTGTTTTTGACAGATGTTCCGCAGGAAATCGGGTTGCCTGCCCGAAAGTCGCGGTGGGAGGCGATCGACTATCGACTTCCGTCAAAAGCTTGTTGCAATTAATTCCTAATTGCAGAATATTACGTGGGCGGGGCGAGTATATTTTATTTTTTGCAAATAGTTCTTAATTGCAGCAATGCGAGCAAAATCGCTAGCTCTCTCGACAGACAGGCTGCCGCCGCAAGGGATGGAAATGGAGAGAAAATCTTAAATGGAGACGAAGTCACTTAAGCAATTAACCAGCGAACCGGTCAGCCGCAGAAGGTTGCTCGCCGGCGGTCTGGCCGCTGCGGGGGGAGGAGCGCTTCTGGCAACCAACGCCTCCGGCCAGACAGCGCATTCGGGACACGCTGCAATACCTGTGCCGGCATACGACGAGAGCGCCCCGGCCGCCCACGGCGCCCATGGCGCCATGATGACGGTCGGAGAAGTCGATTCGCAAACCAACGGTTTCGATCCCCACAAGATGCTGACCGACTGGGAGACTGGCACGGTAGAGGTTGCTGCTGACGGACGTACCGTTCGCACCTTCGAGATTACCGGCGAAGACAAGGAGATAGAGGTTGCGCCCGGCGTCATGTTCCCGGCCTGGACCTACAACGGCCGTGTGCCGGGACCGACCTTGCGCGCCAAGGAGGGCGACCGTATCCGGGTGAATTTCAAGAATTATGGATCGCACCCGCATTCCCTTCATTTCCACGGCATCCACTCGGCGCGGATGGACGGCCTTCCAGGCACGCCAGGCATGGTCGATCCCGGTGGAGAGTTCACTTATGAATTCGACGCCAAGCCCTTCGGCTGCCATCTTTATCATTGCCACAACGTGCCGCTTCGCCGGCACATGCACAAGGGCATGTACGGCGCCTTCATCATTGATCCGGATCCGGACCGGCATCCCGAGCACGCCGATGTCGCACGTTCGCGCCTGCTGGGTACGCCGGAAAACGCGGGCTGGCAGGAAATGGTGATGGTGTCGAACGCGTTCGATACCAATTTCGATGAAGAGAACGAATTCTACGCCGTCAACACCGTCGCGCATGCCTTCGCCAAAAAGCCGATCAAAATTCTCCGCTCCAAGCCGGTGCGCATCTATCTCGTCAATGTGCTGGAATTCGATCCGATCAACTCGTTCCATCTGCATGCGAATTTCTTCAATTATTTCAATCAGGGCACCACGCTGACGCCGACGCTGCAGACCGTTGACCTCATCACCCAGTGCCAGGCGGAGCGCGGCATCCTGGAATTCACCTTCGCCGAGCACGAGACCGGGCTTTACATGTTCCACCCCCATCAGACCGAATTCACCGAACTCGGCTGGATGGGCATGTTTGATGTCGTGGAGTCGCTGTCATGAATGTCATGGAAACGAAAACAACCGCCTCCGCTCGCTCCGGCCTTGCTCTCGTCTGGATCGCCCTGCCGCTTCTGGCGCTGGCCGCCGCCATTGCGTGGATTTTCACCGCCGACCCTCTCGGGCGGCTCGATAACGGCGCGCCGCCGGTCGAAAACCTCACCTTCGAGCGCACCGTCCTCAACGACAAGGGCCTGCAATTGCTGGTCCGGGCCGGTGGTTCGGAACCGATGACGATCGCCCAGGTACAGGTCGATGCGGCCTACTGGACGTTCACCCAATCGCCATCAGGCGAGATTCCGAGGGGTACGTCCGTCTGGCTCAACATCGATTTTCCATGGAATCTCGCCGATACCCATGCCGTCACCGTGGTGACCAATACTGGCGCGAGCTTCGATCACGAGATCGCGGTTGCGGTGCCGACACCCACCGCGACGTCAGGGCAATTATGGATCCAAACGCTGGTCGGCATCATCGTCGGCGTCGTTCCCGTCGCCATCGGCCTGATGTTCTATCCCGCTTTGCGCAATGTGGGACAGGGCGGCATGAACTTCCTTCTGGCGCTGACAATCGGCCTGCTCCTCTATCTTCTCATCGACATGACGGAAGAGGCGCTGGAAATCGCCGGTGAGACGGCCGCGCTGTTTCAGGGCCGGGTGATGGTGGTGCTTGGCGCTTTTGCGGCCTTCCTGCTCCTGATGGCGGTCGGTCGCCGGCACGGCACACCAACGGGGCTGGCGCTTGCCACCTATATCGCGCTCGGCATCGGCCTGCACAATTTCGGCGAAGGGCTGGCCATCGGCGCGGCCTTTGCGGCAGGCTCGGCGGGCCTTGGCGCTTTCCTCGTGCTGGGTTTTGCGATCCACAATATCACCGAGGGTATCGGCATCGCCGCGCCGATCCTCAAAAAGCGGCCGTCGATCTCGGTTTTTGTCGGGCTAACCCTTCTGGCCGGCGGTCCGGCGGTGCTCGGCATGTGGCTCGGCAGTCTTGCCTATGCGCCGCAGTGGACGGCCTTGGCGCTTGCCATCGGGGCCGGCGCCATCCTGCAGGTGATCGTCGAGGTCGCCGCCTATATGGCGCGCACCAACAGCCGGGAGGTCCCCTCGCTGTTCCTGTCTCCAGCGGTTCTCGGCGGCCTGGGCGCGGGGATCGTGTTCATGTACGCCACGGCGGCGTTGGTGAAGATATGATGTTGGCCCCTTCACGCGGGGCATCTAACCGCGATTGACAATCCGACGGCTGCCGCGGTTTCGCGGCAGCCGTTACGACGTCTCGAAACTCAATCTGCGCACATGATGCAGGAATTCCGCATCAATCAGCATGTTGAAGCCGATGGTGACTTTTTCCTCTTCCCGGCGGATCAGCGTGCAGCCGATCTCATCGCGAATGCCGAGAATCTCCAGATAGAAATTGGCCGGCATTTCCAGTTCGGGGCTGACATCCAGCTCCGCGCCGTAAAGGGAAATGCTGCGCACCAGGCAGCGCATGGTGTCCTTGGCGCTGAGATGATGCCCGATGAAGGTGATCTTGCCGGGCCGGTCGATCTGAAATTTCTCGTACATCTCGTCCTGGGGGACGTTCTGACTGATATCCATATGTAAAGCCATGACAACCTCCCGGATTGCCTCTTTGGTGCCTATTTTAACGCAGCTTCCTTGCCAGGGCGTGAAGGAAATCCGCGCAATTCTTTCTACTCTGTGTCGATCTCGACCAGCTTTCGCTGGGGAAGCCGATGTTTCCACTCATGAAAATGCGCTATGCCCCATCCGGTTGCAGCGGTGCCGCGCGCTATGCTGATAATGTGTCACGCTTGCACAGGGCTGGCGTTGCTGCGCGGTTGACTGGGGCCGTACTTGGCGTTACGCCTGATCCTGTAATATGACTTTGCGAGGGCCGGCGGGATCGGCGCTTCGTGATTCTTCTGGGAGTGGACTGTGACGGGAAGGCTGGTAATCGTCGGGGCGGGGCAGGCCGCTTTCGCGCTGGCGTCGAAGCTTCGGGCGCTGAAGGACGAGCGTCCCATCACCATCATCGGCTCCGAGGATGCCTATCCCTATCAGCGGCCGCCGCTCTCCAAAAAATACCTTCTTGGCGAGATGAGCTTTGACCGGCTGATGTTCCGCTCCGAGGAATGGTATGCGGAGCACGATGTCGATATCCGGCTTTCCACCTGGGTGGAGGAAATTGACCGCACCGCGAGAACCGTGCGCATGCAGGATGGCAGCACGCTTTCCTATGACAAGCTGGTGCTGGCGACTGGCGCGGCACCCCGTCTGCTGCCGGCCAGCATCGGCGGCGATCTCGAAGGCGTGTTGACGGTTCGCGACAAGCGCGATGCCGACCGGCTGATGGAGGAGATGAAGCCGGGCCGCAGGCTGCTGGTGATCGGCGGCGGTTATATCGGCCTCGAAGCGGCGGCCGTTGCCCGCAAGCTCGGTCTTGAGGTGACGCTGATCGAAATGGCCGACCGTATTCTGCAGCGTGTGGCGGCGAAGGAAACCGCCGATATCATGCGCGGCATCCATCAGGCGAATGGCGTCTCCATCCGCGAAAAGACCGGCCTCGTGCGCCTTGTCGGCA from Agrobacterium tumefaciens includes these protein-coding regions:
- a CDS encoding SEL1-like repeat protein; the encoded protein is MARFEIRDIEMAAGGETRADTLCNLGLVYATGRGCKVDLIAAHKWLNIAAIRGSERAASLRADLARNMTKAELAEALRAARDWMTMH
- a CDS encoding DUF2147 domain-containing protein, which gives rise to MKRVMMIAAALMMGSNLAVAAEAIEGNWKTASGETAVIGPCGGAFCVTLKTGKHAGKQIGKLSGKGNSYSGDITDPANDKTYSGSGTVSGNSLSMKGCVLKILCKSQTWTRL
- a CDS encoding pyridoxal phosphate-dependent aminotransferase, whose amino-acid sequence is MSAFSRLTPLAVSLPSTVPFVGPEAIERNRGLKVEARIGANESGFGPAPSVLLTMRDAAAETWMYSDPENFELKEALAIHHGVARGNIAIGSGVDGLLGEIARLIVEPGTPVITSFGGYPTFNYHVNGFGGKLVTTPYVDDHENLDGLLDLVNRENAPLVYFANPDNPMGSWWEASEVVAFARALPETCLLILDEAYCETAPASAVPAIDALIGQPNILRMRTFSKAYGLAGARVGYAIGTLGNVEAFDKIRNHFGMARISVAGALAALKDQAYLHEVVGKISDARDRISAIARDNGLSPLPSATNFVTIDCHRDGAYARAIVDGLMDHGVFIRMPGVAPLNRCIRVSAGTADKIDLFQQALPKVLKAIG
- a CDS encoding multicopper oxidase domain-containing protein, with amino-acid sequence METKSLKQLTSEPVSRRRLLAGGLAAAGGGALLATNASGQTAHSGHAAIPVPAYDESAPAAHGAHGAMMTVGEVDSQTNGFDPHKMLTDWETGTVEVAADGRTVRTFEITGEDKEIEVAPGVMFPAWTYNGRVPGPTLRAKEGDRIRVNFKNYGSHPHSLHFHGIHSARMDGLPGTPGMVDPGGEFTYEFDAKPFGCHLYHCHNVPLRRHMHKGMYGAFIIDPDPDRHPEHADVARSRLLGTPENAGWQEMVMVSNAFDTNFDEENEFYAVNTVAHAFAKKPIKILRSKPVRIYLVNVLEFDPINSFHLHANFFNYFNQGTTLTPTLQTVDLITQCQAERGILEFTFAEHETGLYMFHPHQTEFTELGWMGMFDVVESLS
- a CDS encoding metal transporter translates to MNVMETKTTASARSGLALVWIALPLLALAAAIAWIFTADPLGRLDNGAPPVENLTFERTVLNDKGLQLLVRAGGSEPMTIAQVQVDAAYWTFTQSPSGEIPRGTSVWLNIDFPWNLADTHAVTVVTNTGASFDHEIAVAVPTPTATSGQLWIQTLVGIIVGVVPVAIGLMFYPALRNVGQGGMNFLLALTIGLLLYLLIDMTEEALEIAGETAALFQGRVMVVLGAFAAFLLLMAVGRRHGTPTGLALATYIALGIGLHNFGEGLAIGAAFAAGSAGLGAFLVLGFAIHNITEGIGIAAPILKKRPSISVFVGLTLLAGGPAVLGMWLGSLAYAPQWTALALAIGAGAILQVIVEVAAYMARTNSREVPSLFLSPAVLGGLGAGIVFMYATAALVKI
- a CDS encoding NAD(P)/FAD-dependent oxidoreductase, whose product is MTGRLVIVGAGQAAFALASKLRALKDERPITIIGSEDAYPYQRPPLSKKYLLGEMSFDRLMFRSEEWYAEHDVDIRLSTWVEEIDRTARTVRMQDGSTLSYDKLVLATGAAPRLLPASIGGDLEGVLTVRDKRDADRLMEEMKPGRRLLVIGGGYIGLEAAAVARKLGLEVTLIEMADRILQRVAAKETADIMRGIHQANGVSIREKTGLVRLVGMDGRVAAAELSDGSTLDVDFVIVGIGVTPNDRLARESGLDVGNGIVVDDHTRTSDANIHAVGDCAMLPWRGQHVRLESVQNAVDQAEATAVVLAGSEAAYEAKPWFWSDQYDVKLQIAGFNLGYDETILRPGSRESSWSVWYFRDGRFVAVDAVNDAKAYVAGKKLLDTGAEPDRAILADAAADLKLLLS